One Burkholderia gladioli genomic window, CGAACTCGCCCGGGCCGTCGATGCCGACTGGCTCGTGTCGAAAGACCGCGCGCTGCTGAAGCTCTCGCGCCGCACCGAACGCGACTTCCACTTCCGGATCGCGCAGCCGGCGCCGTTCGTGAGCGCCTGCGGGCTCGAACCCGCCGAACCTACCGAGCCGACGCCGGCCTGAAGGCCGCAGCCCGCGCCGCGCTCGGCCCCGTCCACCCCATCGCATCCGCCCGACACACGATGAACGCACCGTCCGCCTCGCCCGTCACGCCCGCCATCGTTTCCCGCCTGCCGCAGGTCGGCACCACGATCTTCACGGTCATGAGCGCGCTCGCGGCCGAAAAAGGCGCGGTCAACCTGGGCCAGGGCTTCCCCGATTTCCATTGCGATCCGAGGATCATCGAGGCGGTCGCCAACGCGATGCGCGACGGCCACAACCAATATCCGCCGATGACGGGCGCCGCGCCGCTGCGCGAGGCGATCGCCGACAAGATCGAGCGGATCTACGGCCGCCGCTACGACGCGGCCAGCGAGATCACCGTCACGGCAGGCGCGACGCAGGCGCTGCTGACGGCGATCCTCTGCGCGGTCCACCCCGGCGACGAGGTGATCGTGGTCGAGCCGACCTACGACAGCTACCTGCCCTCGATCGAACTCGCCGGAGGCAAGCCGGTGTTCGTCACGCTGGAAGCGCCCGACTATGCGATCCCCTTCGACAAGCTGGCGGCCGCGATCACGCCGAAGACGCGGCTGATCCTGATCAACACGCCGCACAACCCGACCGGCACGGTCTGGCGCGAGTCCGACATGCGCCAGCTCGAGGAGATCGTGCGCGGCACCGAGGTGCTGATCCTGTCTGACGAGGTCTACGAGCACATGGTCTATGACGGCGAGCGGCACGAGAGCGTGGCGCGCTACCCGGAACTCGCGGCGCGCAGCTTCATCGTCTCGAGCTTCGGCAAGACCTATCACGTGACGGGCTGGAAGGTCGGCTACGTCGCCGCGCCGGCAGCGCTGACGGCCGAATTCCGCAAGGTCCACCAGTTCAACGTGTTCACCGTCAACACGCCGATGCAGGTCGGGCTCGCCAGCTACCTGCGCGATCCCGAGCCCTACCTGACGCTGCCGGCGTTCTACCAGAAGAAGCGCGACCTGTTCCGCGCCGGGCTCGCCTCGACGCGCTTCAAGCTGCTGCCCTGCGCCGGCACCTACTTCCAGTGCGTCGATTATTCGGCGATCAGCGACCTGCCCGAGGCGGAATTCGCCAAGTGGCTGACCGCCGAGATCGGGGTTGCCGCGATCCCCGTGTCGGCCTTCTATCACGAGCCGCACGAATCGGGCGTGGTGCGCTTCTGCTTCGCCAAGCGCGAAGACACGCTCGCGACCGCGCTGGAGCGGCTCTCGCGGCTGTAAGCCGGCCGCGCGGCGCCGGCAGCTTCCCGTGCTCGCGCCGCGCCTGCCCTAGCCCGCGCAGCCGCCCTGGCCTAGCGCCTGGCGCCGTTCGCCTCGAGATAAGCCTTGCGATCGGCCGTCACGCGCTGCGCGGCGGGACGCTCGCCCACCAGCTTCGAATACGCCTTCCAGTCGATTCCCGCCTCGACCACCAGATCGCGGCCATACACGGCCTTGGTCGCGAGCCCCACGATCGGCAGGTGGATATAGGCGGCCACGTCGGCCATGCCGTAGGTCTCGCCGAGCACGTAGGGCGCGAAGCGCGTCATCTTGCGAAACGCGGCCAGCGCGCCGACCAGGCGCTTCTCGACGCGCCGCTGCGTCTCCTCGCTGGCCGTGCCGCCGAAAAATGCCTGCCCGTACAGGCTGCGCGCGACCCATTCGAGATACAGTTCGACGAAGACGGTGATTTCCCGCACCTTGGCC contains:
- a CDS encoding pyridoxal phosphate-dependent aminotransferase; this encodes MNAPSASPVTPAIVSRLPQVGTTIFTVMSALAAEKGAVNLGQGFPDFHCDPRIIEAVANAMRDGHNQYPPMTGAAPLREAIADKIERIYGRRYDAASEITVTAGATQALLTAILCAVHPGDEVIVVEPTYDSYLPSIELAGGKPVFVTLEAPDYAIPFDKLAAAITPKTRLILINTPHNPTGTVWRESDMRQLEEIVRGTEVLILSDEVYEHMVYDGERHESVARYPELAARSFIVSSFGKTYHVTGWKVGYVAAPAALTAEFRKVHQFNVFTVNTPMQVGLASYLRDPEPYLTLPAFYQKKRDLFRAGLASTRFKLLPCAGTYFQCVDYSAISDLPEAEFAKWLTAEIGVAAIPVSAFYHEPHESGVVRFCFAKREDTLATALERLSRL
- a CDS encoding glutathione S-transferase: MLQLCGLPLSNYYNKVKLVLLDHEIDFEEQIHTLPLSGDEALDASPFGKVPFLRTEHGALSESQAIVEYLAARYPEKGLFPADPFEAAKVREITVFVELYLEWVARSLYGQAFFGGTASEETQRRVEKRLVGALAAFRKMTRFAPYVLGETYGMADVAAYIHLPIVGLATKAVYGRDLVVEAGIDWKAYSKLVGERPAAQRVTADRKAYLEANGARR